From the Chanos chanos chromosome 7, fChaCha1.1, whole genome shotgun sequence genome, the window AACGATAAATAATAACTGACCTGATGAATTTGGATCGAAACCAGTGTGTTCATAAcgaaaaaaattgaaagaatAATGCCAATTTTCTCAAAAGCTTTGGTTAGGTGCTTAAGGATGAATAGTAAACTACACCAGTTTTCACATTTGCTTACCCCAAAAGCGTGAAAATATTTCGACCTGGGCAAAAGAAAAGTGGCAGTCGATTAAATCGAGAAAAATTAAAAGTTTCGAGCTAAAAAGGGCGTATTCGGACGTCAGCCTTGAAATATTTGTCTGAAATTACTGAAAAACTAGAGTTTCACTAACACGAAACGACAACCCTCAATAGTTAACTCAAATAACGAACACCTGCTAGATTAAGTAATCTACATATTAAACTACTGCGTCACAACCCATCCCACTCCGAAAGGGATTTTCCGTAGTGATTGGCTGAGCTAGTCAATCAGCTGAAATATTATTTGATGTGGCCTGCACTTTAAAAGGCATAGCCTTTTAACTCGTGCAAGCTATCATGCTTCTTTGTTTCAGCGAGTTTCAGTCTGGCTTGTCAGTAATGACATTAATTTTTAGAACACCTTTAGATGCATATTTTGAGTGAATGACTAAAATCACAATCAAATACGTATTAAATCATATAACAATCCGCCGAAATGAAAATAAGCGCGCTTCAAATTAAAGGAGGAATTCTGAATTATGAGTGAAGTAAATAAAACTAATTTTAGCCCATCGTGTACATGTCTTATCATTCACAGGCATCTGTCGCTTATTCACCGAGTGGTTGGGGCTGTACATAATTCTTACTGGTTCTTATCCTAAATTAAGCCTCTAATTGTTGGTCAAAAGTATCCTTTCGCATGTTGTCCAATGATGTGTTAAGAGAAAGAACACTTGAGGGCAGCTGTATAAGTGAAATTGTGACCAATCGAACAACACACATCCTGGATCTTCGTAATTGGCGTGTAGTTGAACCAATCAAATTTTTGGAAATCTTACGTCGCCTACATGGAAACATTTGTGGTTGCTGTTGTACGCGCTGGGTGAGACAAGCAGTATGGCGGAAGAGGAGAGTGAGCTGGAGTTAGATAGGTTCAAAGAAGAATTGGAGAGTTTGTTTGACAGTAACGCAAGCGATGAGCACGGACTCCAAAGCAAGTCCTATTGTGCAAGATTCTGTGAGGTAAGCAAGGGAGTTGCTAGCTGAGATAAGACTGAGCAAGACTTTGTAAACCCAGCAGCTTTGCTTACTCGTTTAAAGAGCTTGCTAACTAGCTTTAGCTTGTCATCCGATTCCCCTCCCCCAGTGTCCAGGCTAGCTACCGATACTCTATGGCCTTTGCTACGAACTGGACTTGAAACTCTTCAACGGTAGTTAACGAGATGCACGGCTGATTACCCCACTTATTTTAATGGTAACTGTTTGTTTCCCCAGACAGTCTCCATATCCTCGGTGAGCTGTTTCAACATATATGCTCCCTAGCTATTTAAATGATCGCTTGCTAATGTTAGCTTGCAACATTCCAAAACAACCAGATAATCGTAACATTAGCCAGTTAGCTTGACAGTTAAGAGGCAACAGGAATTTTTATGTTTCCGGCGACTAACCACGAAAACTTGAGGACATAATTACATCAGAGTCTTAAATGAAACTGCAGTAGTATGGATGCAGCCCAGTGACTTTGCTGGCAAGGTTTCTGGCTGAATTAGCTCACGTATTGTCAGATTGTGAAACATTAGCTTGGCTAGACCATGCAAGCTCACGCTAGTTCCCTTCCCGTCGTGTATTCTGCAACCGCATACTTAGCATCCCAAGTTTAGTAAGTGCGAAGGCATCCGTTATTTTACtcattttacagtaaacactgaTTCATAACATTTGGTGTATTGCGCAATGCTCACTACTTTTAATACCCAACCAGCATGCCTTTACATTAAACACTTAATCTTGAATTTACACGAACTGTCTAGTCGCTATTCCTTTCGTATGTCTGTCTGCGGTTGTCCAGAAGTCTCTTCGGAGTGTTTGCTTGTGTATTTAACGTGTACGTGCGCACCGTTTCAGTATTAATTTCTTTGGATGAATTATTCGTGCTCTGTATATGATATACTCTAGATCCTTGAAATGTACCCTATATCATAATGCCGAACGCAGCAAAATCTTAGAAGACTTAGTAGACCTTCTGTAACTGTATTACAATCAATAAGGGGACCATTTCAGTCTACCGTTTATATTTTTATGAAGAGGTAGGTCACGTTTGAGAGGCTTAAATAATAACATTGATTGATTGAATCCTCAGtagtttctctgtcttctttagCTGGTTGAGGAGCACACAAGTCGGTGGCAGGTCCCTCTTCCCCAGCTACAGGTGTTGCAGAAGGCCTTGTGTTCTTTCGTCCGTGGTGCCGCCCTGTTTCCCTCTGACTGTGAGCACGTGCGCTACACCTTGAGTAGCCTTGCCCTGTACGTATAATCCACCGTCCACCATCCACCGTGGTCACAATGTATAATGGAAGATAGGTGGTGTTTTATGATGAATGTCCTGCAGCTGAAGTACTTTTTCAGTCCTGTACAGTTTTAGCACAATTGGTCTGAACAgtattcatatatttatgtgtCTCTAGACCATGTGCCTGTGTAAACATTGGGTGATATGACCCAACAGAAACAGGGAATGATTGGTTGATGCATTATCTCATCCTTATGATACTCATTGTTTGGATGTGTCTATCACTGATGTGTTGATCAAATGACTAATGAAATTATACCCATCTTGGTACAACTCTTGTGGATTCACGGGATAACAAGACCTGTGTaaatgttttgggggttttttttctttctgtttaagGAGCATATTTGAattgctgctgttttttggTAAAGATGAGTTTCCTGAGAACCCTTTAAAAGATATCTTGGACTCATTTCAGGTAAGTACCCAACCATCCCTTTTAACTCCCCAGTGTGCACTGATATGTTCTGCAGTTTGTCCTCTAGACTGCATCAGATCTATATATAATGTTGGATAATGACAGCAGCGTCTCTTCCTCTCGTTTTTTAGGACTGTCACTCCAGTCTTGTAAGACACCAGAATGTGTACCTGCTGCAACTAAGACAGATCATCAAAGATGGTGGGCCATGGGCAAATTCTGTACTCCAGGGTATTCTTCAGGAATGGGAGCAGCCAAGGGAGGAAGGTACCGTTACAACAATTTTGAGTTTTGTAAGCTTCTTCTCAGTCAGAGAAGTTATATGAAATTAATTTAGCGGTGTGTGTTGTTTAAttgcttttgtttgattttgacaaGTGTAGTCCAGTAAACGTGTTCAGTCCAGCATTGTGCAGATCACTTCTGAAAGATTAGTGAGCTTTTGCCTGTATGTGCTCTCAGTGGATAGATACCTGAACTCAGAAGTGTCAGTGTTCTTTGAGCTGCGAGTGCGTTACCTGCTGGCCTGCGAGCGCATCAGAGAAGCCATGGCACTCGCCAAAAGCTGCAGTCAACATCCCACTGCCGGCAGGCACCTGTTCTTCATGCAGGCCTACCTCACCTGTCTCTGGAAAGCGTCTCACCATGAGCGCTTGCACAAGGAGGTGAGTGAATaggtctctgtgttttacaacTACTGGGCttcagagaaactgagaaaTTTAAATAATTGTCCCAAAATATCTGTGAACAAGTGTCAGGAAAAGACTGTTTCCCTTTTGGTGTCATGTCATGAgctttcatgattttttttctttctttctttctgtttttccttttttgctgtCTTTGCTTTAAGATGGCAGAGATTGATGGGAAAGATGCTGTAGAGATTCTCTGTATGGCAGAAAATGAGGAGAAGGAAGAGCTGCTCTTGGATTTGTGTAAaggctttctctctcagcaACTCATCAGTGGAGACATGTATTACTTATGGTAGGTCTCCATAATTCATGTCCTTAAAATGAGAGTTCTTCAATGGCTAGGGTATGAAGACCCGTCAACTAAAAACTTATTTGCGTTTTGTTCTCGTAGGGATTTAGTCTTCCTATGGAGCAAACTTTATCTCCGGGTGAACTCTTCCAAACAGGGCTTACTGGAGGAATGCAAACAGATGATTATGTTGGCCACCAACATCAAAGCAATCTTTCCATACATGAAAGTGATTTTGTCAGAGGTGAGTCAAAACTGCCATCTCATCCCATTTCATCTCTGGAGGTTGTTGTTTGTCGAATAATCAATTGTTGAGCTTTTTGTTTGTGGGTCCACACATCCACGCACTGAGTGTTATTTTCATGTTGATGTTAGCTTGTGGTATGTTTAAATCCTGTGATAAAGGCCAAACTTTCATTTAATCCCTCCTAAATTTAAACATCATTGGATAAATACctcacaaacactaacacaagtGTTGGGTTAGATGATTCGTCATCTACTAGTTGTCCATATTGAATTCTTTTTAATGACTGCTTTCCTGATTATAGTTGTTTGGTCTGTCTTTTTCAGTTGGGGAAAGATGGACTGAGGTTTTGTGTGGAACTCTGTGCACGTGCCCTGCAAACGGACCTCAAAAACGATCCAGTTACCAAATCACTCATTTATAAGACCATCGCGTACTTGCTCCCTAACGATCTAGAGGTGTGCAGAATCTGTGCCCTACTGGTCTTCTTCCTGGAGCGAACAGTTGAGTCTTACAAGACTGTATTCCTCTTGTACACCCACCCTGACCAGGAGTATCATGGAGACTCCTGCTCTGTTGGGAACAGTGTTCGATTTGAGGTTCTCCAGATCTTAAAAAAGGGCCTTTGCTTTGACCCAGAATTTTGGAACCTTTTTAATATCAAGACTAATTGTCTGAAACTGATGAGTGACAAGGTGGCCAAAGCTACCTTACTTGAAATAATGGAAGACGACAAGTGGGTGCCTAATAACTGTATAAAAGGACCGTGCAGGTGCTGGACAGACTTGCCTGAAATTCACTCAAATCTGGTGCCAGCAGATCCAAACAGAGCTGAGAAGAGACCCAGGACGGTGGTTAAACAGGTCCAGACTCCCTCAGCAGAAGTGTCCTCCAGCGTACCTCCAGTGAAGAGAAGGGGAAGGAAGCCAGGAACACGGCTTGTAAAGGTCTCAGATGCCCACCCTGTTCGACGGTCTTTCAGACAGTTGGACATGGAGCAAGAGAACAGAGCCAGGCAACTGAACAACCGGCATCACCGGCTCCTCACCAGGCAGGTTGAGGGGAAGACGTTGAAACGACGGGGCAGGAAACCTcgctggctgctggaggaggcCGCCGCACAGGCGGAAAACAGCGTTCCCCGGCGAGGAAGAAAACCAGGGAGAAAACCCAAGAAGCCCGCTGAGGAGATAAGAACTTATGAACGATCTTCTGTGGATAAGACAAAGCAAAAGGACTCAGGGAAAGATATTTCATCTGGGAAAGAGACTGTCCCTCCTAAAGAGGAAACGTTACCAGCTGAAGCACAGGCTTCTGACGCTCTCTGCGCTCAAGTGCCAGACACAATGTTGGAATTCTGTCTACCTGAGAACGAAGTGATTTTAACAGATACCGAGACTTCGCCTGTCTCTGCCATGGACTCCATTGACAAGACTAAGATGCCACAGCACAAGACATCTTTGCAGCTTTGTGAGAAGACCTCAGCACTGTCAGAGGCAGTATCTTCTTCGACACCTAGGGTTACTGCAAAGGACAGGGAGGTGGTGATCCTTCATGTAGAAGATAACGCAAGAGTCATTAGGCAGTTTCATTCTTACTCCAAAAGCTTTGAAGTGGAAGGGATTGGGGCTGACACTCAGGCTTGCGACATGGATGATATGGAGACCTCTCCTGTGACGGTACAGGAAAGACCCATGGAGGACGCTAAGCTGCTTCATGAATCTACTGAGACGCACTTTGAGCCAGAGATAGTCGAGACAGTGGTCGAAATTGAAGTGGCTACACATATTCCAGCTGAAACAACAGAGTCCCCTGCCCCAGAGGAGGGCGCTGTAGAATCAACTGACACTTCTACATCTGGTGGATCAGAAGAAGCTGGGGGAGAACTTACTGCATCTGTGGAGAACGGCGTTGTAATATGCGAAGATGGCGTCGCTGATGATTGTAATGTTGATTCTTCCAAAGACATCTCCCTTGATCCTACAAATGATGAGGTTGTTGAACCTCAAACACCTGAGGTTCTTCAAAACACTCCTGCCGTCACGGAGGGGAAGCCATGTTCTCCCGATAGCACGCCAGATATCTTTAGCGCTGCTGAGACTACTGTCTCTGGTCTTGCTGAACAAGAACATAGAAAAGAGCCAGTGGTTCCCCAGACTACTGAGGAAGTATCTCAGAGTAAACCTGAGCCCAAAACCACGGCCTCCGACTCCGTTCCTCAAAACTCTGAGAAACGCCGCATTGTGCACTGCTGTCGCCTCTGCAATAAAGTACTGAGAATAAAACACCTGATGCGACATGCGTTAATACATGCTAGACTTAAAAGAAAATGCATCTTTTGCAAGAACTCTCCGGGTAGTCATCCAGTGACGCACATATCTGAACATTTGAACAGACTGAAACAGGGAAAAGAACCCGGTGTGGTTGAACCCTTAAAAACTAGAATAACTGACTTTTCTAAGCGGTATAGTGAGAGATTAAAAATTAAGCCACAGGTCACGCACGGTTCCGAAGTTAGCAGGAAAGTgttggagaaaaatgaaaggttttCTAAAAGAACGAACGGAGTCATCAAGAATCGACGACAGATTAATAAAATGGAGGTGGAGCCTTCAtctgatggaaaaacacagagaaaagacaaacaggGAAACCGAATTGAGGTGCAGAGGGTAAAAA encodes:
- the znf654 gene encoding uncharacterized protein znf654; the protein is MAEEESELELDRFKEELESLFDSNASDEHGLQSKSYCARFCELVEEHTSRWQVPLPQLQVLQKALCSFVRGAALFPSDCEHVRYTLSSLALSIFELLLFFGKDEFPENPLKDILDSFQDCHSSLVRHQNVYLLQLRQIIKDGGPWANSVLQGILQEWEQPREEVDRYLNSEVSVFFELRVRYLLACERIREAMALAKSCSQHPTAGRHLFFMQAYLTCLWKASHHERLHKEMAEIDGKDAVEILCMAENEEKEELLLDLCKGFLSQQLISGDMYYLWDLVFLWSKLYLRVNSSKQGLLEECKQMIMLATNIKAIFPYMKVILSELGKDGLRFCVELCARALQTDLKNDPVTKSLIYKTIAYLLPNDLEVCRICALLVFFLERTVESYKTVFLLYTHPDQEYHGDSCSVGNSVRFEVLQILKKGLCFDPEFWNLFNIKTNCLKLMSDKVAKATLLEIMEDDKWVPNNCIKGPCRCWTDLPEIHSNLVPADPNRAEKRPRTVVKQVQTPSAEVSSSVPPVKRRGRKPGTRLVKVSDAHPVRRSFRQLDMEQENRARQLNNRHHRLLTRQVEGKTLKRRGRKPRWLLEEAAAQAENSVPRRGRKPGRKPKKPAEEIRTYERSSVDKTKQKDSGKDISSGKETVPPKEETLPAEAQASDALCAQVPDTMLEFCLPENEVILTDTETSPVSAMDSIDKTKMPQHKTSLQLCEKTSALSEAVSSSTPRVTAKDREVVILHVEDNARVIRQFHSYSKSFEVEGIGADTQACDMDDMETSPVTVQERPMEDAKLLHESTETHFEPEIVETVVEIEVATHIPAETTESPAPEEGAVESTDTSTSGGSEEAGGELTASVENGVVICEDGVADDCNVDSSKDISLDPTNDEVVEPQTPEVLQNTPAVTEGKPCSPDSTPDIFSAAETTVSGLAEQEHRKEPVVPQTTEEVSQSKPEPKTTASDSVPQNSEKRRIVHCCRLCNKVLRIKHLMRHALIHARLKRKCIFCKNSPGSHPVTHISEHLNRLKQGKEPGVVEPLKTRITDFSKRYSERLKIKPQVTHGSEVSRKVLEKNERFSKRTNGVIKNRRQINKMEVEPSSDGKTQRKDKQGNRIEVQRVKTEPEEHMKEEEKVMNGATSEENASLTRQEEKASVDHKEKTASNQIRRTEACQKERTVTNKKRSLTSEPNKPSHWEHKKKAVVEKRLAVESEQKNGTDVEQKEKTDMEKEKRAASVEEKRCFVVGCMVNISGRFCIVSHVLNDHPGDGDALEGLYNHAKQRCLPCARKFSTLQHFLFHVGCHKGNPKHPCPHKGCKQRFKTLADTREHMKSHHPLVAACTFPGCSQEYDNLHCLHKHEKSHYRPSRTAMNSKPKCDRKGGEREVRAVPSKERDGERVELSANEPKANHPDRQTSEGSDAQRLGTENTARVKQDGGKPPNEKHSDSHKSSKSERKLVNGHSDGQVTPSKGSTKEDDRVGYGKRPSRPYIRPPPTDYLDERYISMPKRRKESPISSNHSTVNHHSTDGPPKRQRCSRCFSSFNSAEELETHRSTKKCTSLFDFDSDDESAC